From Azospirillum baldaniorum, the proteins below share one genomic window:
- a CDS encoding YcjX family protein, producing the protein MRVPIFNDLYDAGSRLLGRAGDLVSGGILEQDVRLGVTGLRRAGKTVFVTSLVDNLLKAGRLPFLDVVSSGRFQASRLRPQPDAQVPRFEVEQRLAELAGPAPHWPTETRGISQLRLSMRYRPNAVLKRTVQPVATLNLDIVDYPGEWLLDLPLLHQSFAEWSALTLELAGRAPRDELSVSWRGWLATIDTAAPAEEEQARRGAALFTDYLHACRRSDNLLSLIQPGRFVEPGDMANAPLLTFCPLPGDRPRTRGSLWALMEDRYEAYKSKVVRRFFAEHFARLDRQIVLIDVLGALNSGPAGMADMKRALELSLEPFRHGSSSWLDWLLGRKIDRVLFAATKADHVASHQHNSLRHLLDRLVSDARAGIRFEGAQVETMAIAALKSTETVVTEHEGRQLRCVRGVPLGRDRPTVLFPGEIPEDADFPPGQERPYNFMAFQPPADLAREARGLPHIRLDQAMQFLLGDYLE; encoded by the coding sequence GTGCGCGTGCCCATTTTCAACGACCTGTACGACGCCGGCTCGCGCCTGTTGGGCCGGGCCGGCGATCTGGTTTCCGGCGGCATCCTGGAGCAGGACGTCCGTCTCGGCGTCACCGGGCTGCGGCGGGCCGGCAAGACCGTGTTCGTCACCTCGCTGGTCGACAACCTGCTGAAGGCCGGGCGGCTTCCCTTCCTCGACGTGGTGTCCTCCGGCCGCTTCCAGGCCTCGCGCCTGCGCCCGCAGCCCGACGCCCAGGTCCCCCGCTTCGAGGTGGAGCAGCGGCTGGCCGAACTGGCCGGCCCGGCGCCCCATTGGCCGACCGAGACGCGCGGGATTAGCCAGCTCCGCCTGTCCATGCGCTACCGCCCGAACGCGGTGCTGAAGCGCACGGTGCAGCCGGTCGCCACGCTGAATCTCGACATCGTCGACTATCCCGGCGAATGGCTGCTCGACCTGCCGCTGCTCCACCAGTCCTTCGCGGAATGGAGCGCGCTGACTTTGGAACTGGCCGGGCGGGCGCCGCGCGACGAGCTGTCGGTGTCCTGGCGCGGCTGGCTCGCCACCATCGACACGGCGGCCCCGGCGGAGGAGGAGCAGGCGCGGCGCGGCGCGGCGTTGTTCACCGACTACCTGCACGCCTGCCGCCGTTCCGACAATCTGCTCAGCCTGATCCAGCCGGGGCGGTTCGTCGAGCCGGGCGACATGGCCAACGCGCCGCTGCTGACCTTCTGCCCGTTGCCGGGTGACCGCCCGCGCACCCGCGGGAGCCTGTGGGCACTGATGGAGGATCGCTACGAGGCGTACAAGTCCAAGGTCGTCCGCCGCTTCTTCGCCGAGCATTTCGCCCGGCTCGACCGGCAGATCGTCCTGATCGATGTGCTGGGCGCGCTGAACTCCGGCCCGGCGGGCATGGCGGACATGAAGCGCGCCCTCGAACTGAGCCTGGAGCCCTTCCGTCACGGGTCCAGCAGTTGGCTGGACTGGCTGCTGGGCCGGAAGATCGACCGCGTGCTGTTCGCCGCCACCAAGGCCGACCATGTCGCCTCGCACCAGCACAACAGCCTGCGCCATCTGCTGGACCGGCTGGTGTCCGACGCCCGCGCCGGCATCCGTTTCGAAGGGGCGCAGGTGGAGACCATGGCCATCGCCGCGCTGAAATCCACCGAGACGGTGGTGACCGAGCATGAGGGACGGCAGTTGCGCTGTGTGCGCGGCGTGCCGCTCGGCCGCGACCGCCCGACCGTGCTGTTCCCCGGCGAGATCCCCGAGGACGCCGACTTTCCGCCGGGGCAGGAGCGGCCCTACAATTTCATGGCCTTCCAGCCGCCCGCCGACCTTGCCCGCGAGGCGCGCGGCCTGCCGCACATCCGGCTGGATCAAGCCATGCAGTTCCTGCTGGGGGATTATCTGGAATGA
- a CDS encoding glycosyltransferase family 2 protein, with protein sequence MEGDSGGGVSVIIPAYRAQGTIARAVSSLLAQSFPHWEAVVVSDDGADYRALLAAAGIADSRLTFTETGRVGSGAPAARNAGLRCAHLPLIAPLDADDRFEPERLERLASLAAAQGAAADNVAVVRDGDGAPLSTLFPPGIGTATLDAAAFLETSVPMFFVVRRDIVPGWEEGVDFCDDVVFNVQVLDRLGRLPLVLEPLYEYRQREGSITCSADSGTRADLCYRHVLDRLDGDGLRIADAALRHRFAAALGAKRALNAAYMAAQAAGRCANFQEFLALRENSLPG encoded by the coding sequence ATGGAAGGGGACAGCGGCGGGGGCGTCTCGGTCATCATTCCGGCCTACCGGGCGCAGGGCACCATCGCCCGCGCCGTGTCCAGCCTGCTGGCGCAGAGCTTTCCCCACTGGGAAGCGGTGGTGGTCAGCGACGACGGCGCCGACTACCGCGCCCTTCTGGCGGCCGCCGGCATCGCCGACTCGCGCCTGACCTTCACCGAAACCGGCCGCGTCGGGTCCGGCGCCCCGGCGGCGCGCAACGCCGGGCTGCGCTGCGCGCACCTGCCGCTGATCGCCCCGCTGGACGCCGACGACCGGTTCGAGCCGGAACGCCTCGAGCGCTTGGCCTCGCTGGCGGCGGCGCAGGGTGCGGCGGCGGACAATGTGGCGGTGGTGCGCGACGGTGACGGCGCGCCGCTCTCCACCCTGTTCCCGCCCGGGATCGGGACCGCCACGCTGGACGCGGCTGCCTTCCTGGAAACCTCCGTCCCGATGTTCTTCGTGGTCCGCCGCGACATCGTACCCGGTTGGGAGGAGGGGGTCGATTTCTGCGACGACGTGGTCTTCAACGTCCAGGTCCTCGACCGGCTGGGCCGCCTGCCGCTGGTGCTGGAGCCGCTGTACGAATACCGGCAGCGGGAGGGGTCGATCACCTGCTCCGCCGACAGCGGCACGCGGGCGGACCTCTGCTACCGCCATGTTCTCGATCGGCTTGACGGCGACGGGCTGCGGATCGCCGACGCCGCGCTGCGCCACCGCTTCGCCGCCGCTTTGGGCGCCAAGCGCGCCCTGAACGCTGCCTACATGGCCGCGCAGGCCGCCGGACGCTGCGCCAATTTTCAGGAGTTCCTGGCCTTGCGGGAAAACTCCCTGCCGGGATAG
- the rnc gene encoding ribonuclease III, with amino-acid sequence MASDADVSADSADLAELAAAIGHRFADPQRLADAVTHPSLMGLERNDRGGRPEQGPGLAYERLEFLGDRVLGLVIAEWLLERFPNEREGALAKRHVSLVRREALSRVAGALQLGRYLRLSPSEAQGGGRSNNTILADACEAVIGALYLDGGMDKARDFIRGAWAGQIDRAEPPPLDSKTALQEWAQGNKRPLPTYELIEQSGPAHEPVFRIAVRLKGMEPVTATGPSKRVAERKAASALLRQLGVQVDD; translated from the coding sequence ATGGCGTCCGACGCGGACGTGAGCGCCGATTCCGCCGACCTTGCGGAACTGGCCGCGGCCATCGGCCATCGCTTTGCCGACCCGCAACGGCTGGCCGACGCGGTCACCCATCCCAGCCTGATGGGGCTGGAGCGCAACGACCGCGGCGGGCGGCCCGAGCAGGGGCCCGGCCTCGCCTACGAGCGGCTGGAGTTCCTGGGCGACCGGGTGCTCGGCCTCGTCATCGCGGAATGGCTGCTGGAGCGCTTCCCCAACGAACGCGAGGGCGCGCTCGCCAAGCGGCACGTCTCGCTGGTCCGGCGGGAGGCGCTGAGCCGTGTCGCCGGCGCGCTGCAACTGGGGCGTTACCTGCGCCTGTCTCCGTCGGAGGCGCAGGGCGGAGGGCGCAGCAACAACACCATCCTGGCCGACGCCTGCGAGGCGGTGATCGGGGCGCTGTATCTGGACGGTGGCATGGACAAGGCGCGGGACTTCATCCGCGGAGCCTGGGCCGGGCAGATCGACCGCGCGGAGCCGCCGCCGCTGGATTCCAAGACGGCGTTGCAGGAATGGGCGCAGGGCAACAAGCGGCCCCTTCCCACCTATGAACTGATCGAGCAGAGCGGCCCGGCGCACGAGCCGGTGTTCCGCATCGCGGTCCGGTTGAAGGGCATGGAGCCGGTGACGGCCACCGGCCCGTCCAAGCGGGTCGCCGAACGGAAAGCGGCCAGCGCCTTGCTGCGCCAATTGGGAGTGCAGGTCGATGACTGA
- a CDS encoding tetratricopeptide repeat protein, which produces MATIAEALTLALDHHLSGRLAEAQQLYNRILDVAPDQPDALHFLGVLAGQVGEQALGLQLIARAIAQRPEAADMLANSGNIRRSSGQPEAAVEDYRRAVALQPDFAEAWTDMANALRSLGRSAGAITALERAVASVPTLAIAVERLGALRHEEGRLLVEQGRGTESLRPLARAAELLPLDADVAFLYGNALFAMGLREDSTFAYRNALAITPDFPSAAFNLGIALGVVHRLEDSARALERAARLDPRHLDAIDRLVVALAFLGREDEAAAWGEQALDLKDRTAIDTAPALPPLPARPRGAEARRHNVIAFSLWSGQPASVHDPVEILRQTVALYPGWICRVHHDGTLADFRLAELAAAGADLVAVAADAPTGGPYWRLTAADDPTVARFLCRDWDALPSADGKAAVDDWIASGQPFHVLRDGVLHTEVMTGGHWGGVAGLLPDLLPLAERHAAAEADRLQDHRFLRRIVWPMIRDRALIHDRTHPRHGLPIPKA; this is translated from the coding sequence ATGGCTACGATCGCGGAAGCTCTGACGCTCGCCCTGGACCACCATCTGTCCGGCCGGCTGGCCGAGGCCCAGCAGCTCTACAACCGCATCCTGGATGTGGCCCCGGATCAGCCGGACGCCCTGCATTTCCTGGGCGTCCTGGCCGGTCAGGTGGGGGAGCAGGCGCTTGGCCTGCAACTCATCGCCCGCGCCATCGCCCAGAGGCCCGAAGCGGCGGACATGCTCGCCAACAGCGGCAACATCCGGCGCTCCTCGGGACAACCAGAGGCGGCGGTGGAGGATTACCGGCGGGCCGTCGCCCTCCAGCCCGATTTCGCGGAGGCCTGGACCGACATGGCGAACGCCCTGCGTAGCCTGGGCCGCTCCGCCGGGGCCATCACCGCCCTGGAGCGCGCCGTTGCCTCCGTCCCCACCCTGGCCATCGCGGTGGAACGCTTGGGCGCGCTGCGGCACGAGGAGGGTCGCCTGCTGGTCGAGCAGGGGCGCGGCACCGAGTCCCTCCGCCCGCTTGCCCGGGCCGCGGAATTGCTGCCGCTGGACGCCGACGTCGCCTTTCTCTACGGCAACGCGCTGTTCGCGATGGGACTGCGGGAGGACTCCACCTTCGCCTACCGCAACGCCCTGGCCATCACGCCGGATTTTCCGTCCGCCGCCTTCAATCTGGGGATTGCGCTGGGTGTCGTGCACCGGCTTGAGGACTCCGCCCGTGCGCTGGAACGGGCCGCGCGCCTGGATCCACGTCATCTCGACGCCATCGACCGGCTGGTGGTTGCCCTCGCTTTTCTCGGTCGGGAGGACGAGGCCGCCGCCTGGGGCGAACAGGCGCTGGATCTGAAGGACCGGACGGCCATCGACACGGCCCCCGCCCTGCCCCCGTTGCCCGCACGGCCACGCGGGGCCGAGGCGCGGCGGCACAACGTCATCGCCTTCAGCCTGTGGAGCGGCCAACCCGCCAGTGTCCACGACCCAGTGGAGATTTTGCGGCAGACCGTGGCGCTCTATCCGGGTTGGATCTGCCGGGTTCATCACGACGGTACCCTTGCCGACTTCCGGTTGGCCGAGCTGGCCGCGGCGGGCGCGGACCTCGTGGCGGTGGCCGCCGACGCACCGACCGGCGGTCCCTATTGGCGACTGACCGCCGCCGACGATCCCACCGTGGCGCGCTTCCTCTGCCGCGATTGGGACGCGCTGCCGTCCGCCGACGGAAAGGCCGCCGTGGATGACTGGATCGCCTCCGGCCAGCCCTTCCACGTCCTGCGCGACGGGGTTCTGCACACGGAGGTGATGACGGGCGGTCACTGGGGCGGCGTTGCCGGACTGCTGCCCGACCTGCTTCCGCTGGCCGAGCGCCACGCCGCCGCCGAGGCCGATCGGCTGCAGGATCACCGTTTCCTGCGCCGCATCGTCTGGCCGATGATCCGCGACCGCGCCCTGATCCACGACCGCACCCACCCCCGGCACGGCCTGCCTATTCCGAAGGCCTGA
- a CDS encoding pyridoxine 5'-phosphate synthase, translating to MPRPLRLGVNIDHVATVRNARGGRHPDPVRAAKLAAEAGADGITAHLREDRRHIIDSDIERLMAEIRLPLNLEMAATDEMLGIALRHKPHACCLVPEKRTEVTTEGGLDVAGQMDNLKRTVGDLGAAGIRVSLFIDPEPAQLDAAKALGAPVVELHTGAYCDAPAGAERAAELERIVRAAAHAEAIGLECHAGHGLSYETVGAVAAIPTIVELNIGHFLIGEAIFVGLGNTLQRMRAVMKDARAAAGGVS from the coding sequence ATGCCCCGCCCTCTGCGCCTCGGCGTGAACATCGACCATGTGGCGACCGTCCGCAACGCGCGGGGCGGGCGTCACCCCGATCCCGTGCGCGCGGCGAAGCTCGCCGCCGAGGCCGGGGCCGACGGCATCACGGCCCATCTGCGCGAAGACCGCCGCCACATCATCGATTCCGACATTGAGCGGCTGATGGCGGAGATCCGGTTGCCGCTGAATCTGGAGATGGCGGCCACGGACGAGATGCTCGGCATCGCGCTGCGCCACAAGCCGCACGCCTGCTGCCTCGTCCCGGAGAAGCGCACCGAGGTCACCACCGAAGGCGGGCTGGACGTCGCCGGGCAGATGGACAATCTCAAGCGCACCGTCGGTGACCTCGGCGCCGCGGGCATCCGCGTCTCGCTGTTCATCGACCCGGAGCCGGCGCAGCTCGATGCGGCGAAGGCGTTGGGCGCGCCCGTGGTGGAACTGCACACCGGCGCCTATTGCGACGCGCCCGCCGGGGCGGAACGCGCGGCGGAGCTTGAGCGCATCGTCCGGGCGGCCGCCCACGCCGAGGCCATCGGGCTGGAGTGCCACGCCGGCCATGGGCTGAGCTACGAGACGGTGGGGGCGGTCGCCGCCATCCCGACCATCGTGGAGCTGAACATCGGCCATTTCCTGATCGGCGAGGCGATCTTCGTCGGGCTGGGCAACACGCTCCAGCGCATGCGCGCCGTCATGAAGGACGCCCGAGCGGCGGCAGGAGGCGTCTCATGA
- a CDS encoding phosphodiesterase, with protein sequence MLIAQMSDLHVTAPGTAPTTAYDTNARLAAAVAHLNALVPRPDLVLITGDLVNGPKPGEYEALSALLEPLAIPFRVLPGNHDDRAELRRTFAGTGWMPMDGPFLHHAVEAFPVRILMLDSVVPGSAVGGLCADRLTWLAERLAEQPERPTMLALHHPPFDTGLAFLDTLRCLEGAEELGRLVRSRPNVRAVLCGHTHRQTAVAWNGAHGYVAPSVAYQIALDLAPEPPYRWTEEPSALALHQFRPDGTVVTHLSVIGDYPGREFSRKARNS encoded by the coding sequence ATGCTGATCGCCCAGATGTCCGACCTGCATGTGACGGCCCCCGGCACCGCCCCGACCACCGCCTACGACACGAACGCCCGCCTCGCCGCCGCGGTGGCCCATTTGAACGCGCTGGTGCCGCGTCCGGACCTCGTCCTCATCACCGGCGACCTCGTCAACGGGCCGAAACCCGGCGAGTACGAGGCGCTGTCCGCCCTGCTGGAACCGCTCGCCATCCCATTCCGCGTGCTGCCGGGCAACCACGACGACCGCGCGGAACTGCGCCGGACTTTCGCCGGCACCGGCTGGATGCCCATGGATGGTCCCTTCCTTCACCACGCGGTGGAGGCGTTTCCGGTCCGCATCCTGATGCTCGATTCGGTTGTCCCCGGTTCGGCGGTGGGCGGACTGTGCGCCGATCGGCTGACCTGGCTGGCGGAGCGTCTGGCCGAGCAGCCGGAGCGGCCGACCATGCTGGCGCTGCACCACCCACCCTTCGACACCGGGCTGGCCTTCCTGGACACGCTGCGCTGCCTGGAGGGCGCAGAGGAGCTGGGACGGCTGGTGCGGAGCCGTCCCAACGTCCGGGCCGTTCTGTGCGGCCACACCCACCGCCAGACCGCGGTCGCCTGGAACGGGGCGCACGGCTACGTCGCCCCGTCGGTGGCCTATCAGATCGCCCTCGATCTGGCACCGGAACCACCCTACCGCTGGACGGAGGAGCCGTCCGCGCTCGCTCTTCATCAATTCCGACCGGATGGCACGGTGGTGACGCATCTGAGCGTGATCGGCGACTATCCCGGCAGGGAGTTTTCCCGCAAGGCCAGGAACTCCTGA
- a CDS encoding ATP-dependent Clp protease proteolytic subunit: MAQDGYTRFDDEPEQEPDEKSKESAPPPFAAVQSNLFKARTVLIFGQIDMKLAQAVSAQLLALAHESNDDITVVVNSPGGHVEAGDTIHDMIRFVKPRVKMLGTGWVASAGCHIFLAAKKEDRFCLPNTRFLIHQPLGGTGGRATDIAIEAKEIIRMRERLNRIIARETGQPVEKVSKDTDRNYWMMADEAREYGIVSHVIDTFDELK, translated from the coding sequence ATGGCGCAAGACGGATACACCCGCTTCGACGACGAACCCGAGCAGGAGCCGGACGAGAAGTCGAAGGAAAGCGCCCCGCCGCCGTTCGCTGCCGTGCAGTCGAACCTGTTCAAGGCGCGCACGGTGCTGATCTTCGGGCAGATCGACATGAAGCTGGCGCAGGCCGTCTCGGCCCAGCTGCTGGCTCTGGCCCACGAGAGCAACGACGACATCACGGTCGTGGTGAACTCCCCCGGCGGCCACGTCGAAGCGGGCGACACCATTCACGACATGATCCGCTTCGTGAAGCCGCGCGTGAAGATGCTGGGCACCGGCTGGGTCGCCAGCGCCGGTTGCCACATCTTCCTGGCCGCGAAGAAGGAAGACCGCTTCTGCCTGCCGAACACCCGCTTCCTGATCCACCAGCCGCTGGGCGGCACCGGTGGCCGGGCGACGGACATCGCCATCGAGGCGAAGGAAATCATCCGCATGCGTGAGCGGCTGAACCGCATCATCGCGCGCGAGACCGGCCAGCCGGTGGAGAAGGTTTCCAAGGACACCGACCGGAACTACTGGATGATGGCGGACGAAGCCCGCGAGTACGGCATCGTCAGCCACGTCATCGACACCTTCGACGAGCTGAAGTAA
- a CDS encoding HIT family protein codes for MSSPTIFSRLIAGELPCAVVYEDAETFAFMDAGQVNPGHVLVALKRPAPTILDVTENEAAALFRTVHKVARAVQAAFSPEGITLLQTNKPAGWQTVPHIHVHVVPRYENDGADLVWPRHDPPIEELKALAARIAAHHVVE; via the coding sequence ATGTCCAGCCCGACCATCTTCAGCCGCCTGATCGCCGGGGAACTGCCCTGCGCCGTGGTGTACGAGGATGCGGAGACCTTCGCCTTCATGGACGCCGGGCAGGTCAACCCCGGCCATGTGCTGGTGGCGCTGAAGCGCCCGGCCCCGACCATCCTGGACGTGACGGAGAACGAGGCGGCAGCCCTGTTCCGCACCGTCCACAAGGTCGCCCGCGCCGTCCAGGCCGCCTTTTCGCCGGAGGGGATCACGCTTCTCCAGACCAACAAGCCGGCGGGCTGGCAGACGGTGCCGCACATCCACGTGCATGTGGTGCCGCGCTATGAGAACGACGGCGCCGATCTGGTCTGGCCGCGCCACGACCCGCCCATCGAGGAGCTGAAGGCGCTCGCCGCGCGGATCGCCGCGCATCACGTCGTTGAATGA
- the acpS gene encoding holo-ACP synthase gives MILGIGNDLIDIRRIEQSLDRFGDRFIARIFTDVERAKSERRAGAAGKHSARAATYAKRFAAKEACSKALGTGFRDGVFWRDMGVVNLPSGQPTMRLTGGALERLQAITPPGMQARIHVTLTDEYPMAEAFVIISAEPADASADTSITTSTAPSA, from the coding sequence ATGATCCTCGGCATCGGGAACGACCTGATCGACATCCGCCGGATCGAGCAGTCGCTGGACCGTTTCGGGGACCGCTTCATCGCCCGCATCTTCACCGACGTGGAGCGCGCCAAGTCGGAGCGCCGCGCCGGGGCCGCCGGCAAACACAGCGCGCGGGCCGCGACCTACGCCAAGCGCTTCGCCGCCAAGGAGGCCTGTTCCAAGGCGCTGGGCACCGGTTTCCGCGACGGCGTGTTCTGGCGCGACATGGGGGTGGTGAATCTGCCCTCCGGCCAGCCGACCATGCGCCTGACCGGCGGAGCGCTGGAGCGGCTGCAGGCGATCACCCCGCCGGGCATGCAAGCGCGCATCCACGTGACGCTGACCGACGAGTACCCGATGGCCGAGGCCTTCGTCATCATCAGCGCCGAACCGGCCGACGCTTCCGCCGACACCTCCATCACCACCTCCACGGCACCCTCCGCATGA
- the era gene encoding GTPase Era: MTDGRDKFEDDDKDEGVSESVDEGADTGAEEGAEEAAYVPENPRCGFVALVGAPNAGKSTLLNAMVGSKVSIVSSKVQTTRTRVLGITIAGDSQIIFVDTPGIFKPKRRLDRAMVAAAWQGAEDADLVGLLFDVSRRGIDQDTLGIIARLKEQGRKAILILNKIDLVPREKLLGLADSFNQEGIFTDIFMLSASTGDGVEHLRGFLAARMPEGPWHYPEDQISDMPMRLLAAEITREKLFQQLHQELPYSATVETEQWEEFENGSVKISQVVYVQRDSQKAIVLGKQGTRIKALGQAARTELEEMLEQRVHLMLFVKVREDWENDPERYEAWNLDFGAS; this comes from the coding sequence ATGACTGACGGCCGCGACAAGTTTGAAGACGACGATAAGGACGAGGGCGTGAGCGAGAGCGTGGACGAGGGTGCCGACACTGGTGCCGAAGAAGGCGCCGAAGAGGCTGCCTATGTGCCCGAAAACCCGCGCTGCGGATTCGTCGCCCTGGTCGGCGCGCCGAACGCCGGCAAGTCGACCCTGCTGAACGCGATGGTCGGCTCCAAGGTGTCGATCGTCAGCTCCAAGGTGCAGACGACCCGCACGCGCGTGCTCGGCATCACCATCGCCGGCGACAGCCAGATCATCTTCGTGGACACGCCCGGCATCTTCAAGCCGAAGCGCCGTCTGGACCGCGCCATGGTGGCGGCGGCCTGGCAGGGGGCGGAGGACGCCGATCTGGTCGGCCTGCTGTTCGACGTGTCGCGCCGCGGCATCGACCAGGACACGCTGGGCATCATCGCACGGCTGAAGGAGCAGGGGCGCAAGGCGATCCTGATCCTCAACAAGATCGACCTCGTGCCGCGGGAGAAGCTGCTGGGCCTCGCCGACAGCTTCAACCAGGAAGGCATCTTCACCGACATCTTCATGCTGTCCGCCTCGACCGGCGACGGGGTGGAGCATCTGCGCGGCTTCTTGGCCGCCCGCATGCCAGAAGGCCCCTGGCACTATCCGGAGGACCAGATCTCCGACATGCCGATGCGCCTGCTGGCGGCGGAGATCACCCGCGAGAAGCTGTTCCAGCAGCTTCACCAGGAACTCCCCTATTCGGCGACGGTCGAGACCGAGCAGTGGGAGGAGTTCGAGAACGGGTCGGTCAAGATCTCCCAGGTCGTCTATGTCCAGCGCGACAGCCAGAAGGCCATCGTGCTCGGCAAGCAAGGCACCCGCATCAAGGCGCTGGGGCAGGCCGCCCGCACCGAGCTGGAGGAGATGCTGGAGCAGCGCGTCCACCTGATGCTGTTCGTCAAGGTGCGCGAGGACTGGGAGAACGATCCGGAGCGCTACGAGGCGTGGAACCTCGACTTCGGCGCGTCCTAA
- the lepB gene encoding signal peptidase I: protein MTMNRETALTGKSKETGGFAETVKTVFYAVIIAFGVRTFAFEPFNIPSGSMIPTLLIGDYLFVSKFSYGYSKYTVGFGLPLFEGRILGHAPERGDVAVFKLPRDNKTDYIKRVIGLPGDTVQVTGGVLHINGQPVKRERIEDYVSRDALGREVRIAQYVETLPGGRSHRIIEESDNGPLDNTPAFKVPANHLFMMGDNRDNSLDSRVPSQVGYVPMENLVGRAEFLFFSLEDGTRFFEVWRWPADLRFSRLFNAVK from the coding sequence ATGACCATGAACAGAGAGACCGCCTTGACCGGCAAATCCAAAGAGACAGGCGGCTTTGCCGAGACGGTGAAGACGGTCTTCTATGCGGTCATCATCGCCTTCGGCGTGCGGACCTTCGCCTTCGAGCCCTTCAATATCCCGTCCGGGTCGATGATCCCGACGCTGCTGATCGGCGACTACCTGTTCGTGTCCAAGTTCTCCTACGGATACAGCAAGTACACGGTCGGCTTCGGTCTGCCGCTGTTCGAGGGCCGCATCCTGGGCCACGCGCCGGAGCGCGGCGACGTCGCCGTGTTCAAGCTGCCGCGCGACAACAAGACCGACTACATCAAGCGCGTCATCGGCCTGCCGGGCGACACCGTCCAGGTGACCGGTGGCGTCCTGCACATCAACGGCCAGCCGGTGAAGCGCGAGCGGATCGAGGACTATGTGTCGCGCGACGCGCTGGGCCGCGAGGTCCGCATCGCCCAGTATGTGGAGACCCTGCCGGGCGGGCGCAGCCACCGCATCATCGAAGAGTCGGACAACGGTCCGCTCGACAACACCCCGGCCTTCAAGGTGCCGGCGAACCATCTGTTCATGATGGGCGACAACCGCGACAACTCGCTGGACAGCCGCGTTCCGTCGCAGGTGGGGTATGTCCCGATGGAGAATCTGGTCGGGCGCGCCGAATTTCTGTTCTTCTCTCTGGAGGACGGGACGCGCTTCTTCGAGGTGTGGCGCTGGCCGGCGGACCTGCGGTTCAGCCGCCTGTTCAACGCCGTGAAGTGA
- a CDS encoding TIGR01620 family protein, giving the protein MSERTRDRHWVPPMELDPTRAAAVPPAEEEAIIAGPLAGSAAERLPALLAEDRPRSRLGRWLAGSVAALVLIALGFDTWDLFNRAFATSAALGVLVAAAVTVAGGAALAMLLRELRALRRLRRIEELRGEAGRLSTEIVTKAGEPGHAERFAGSLTRLYDGRADLASSLERVRDHVTDAHDDAEILRLLDREVMGPLDRRAYQTVLRASRDTAVATALSPAAVVDLAVVLWRNLKLVREIAALYGARPGYVGSMRLLRRMLGNLAVAGVAESAHHVAVEALGGSIAAAISTRMGQGVINGLLTARVGLTAMHLCRPIAFGPDNRPSMGQIRKELLSLPKQVL; this is encoded by the coding sequence ATGAGCGAGCGCACCCGCGACCGCCACTGGGTCCCGCCGATGGAGCTGGACCCTACCCGCGCCGCCGCCGTCCCCCCGGCGGAGGAGGAGGCGATCATCGCCGGTCCCCTGGCTGGTTCGGCGGCGGAGCGCCTGCCCGCGCTGCTGGCGGAGGACCGGCCGCGCAGCCGGCTCGGCCGCTGGCTGGCCGGCTCGGTCGCCGCGCTGGTGCTGATCGCGCTGGGCTTCGACACCTGGGACCTGTTCAACCGCGCCTTCGCCACCAGCGCCGCGCTGGGCGTCCTTGTGGCCGCCGCCGTGACGGTGGCCGGCGGGGCAGCGCTGGCGATGCTGCTGCGCGAACTGCGCGCGCTGCGCCGCCTGCGCAGGATCGAGGAGTTGCGCGGCGAGGCCGGACGCTTGTCCACCGAGATCGTGACGAAGGCCGGGGAGCCGGGCCACGCCGAGCGCTTTGCCGGGTCGCTGACCCGCCTCTATGACGGTCGTGCCGATCTGGCGTCCTCGCTGGAGCGGGTGCGCGACCATGTGACGGACGCCCACGACGACGCGGAGATCCTGCGCCTGCTCGACCGCGAGGTGATGGGGCCGCTGGACCGCCGCGCCTACCAGACCGTCCTGCGGGCGTCCCGCGACACGGCGGTGGCGACGGCGCTCAGCCCGGCGGCGGTCGTCGACCTTGCGGTGGTGCTGTGGCGCAACCTGAAGCTGGTGCGGGAGATCGCGGCGCTCTACGGCGCGCGGCCCGGCTATGTCGGGTCGATGCGGCTGCTGCGGCGGATGCTCGGCAACCTCGCCGTCGCCGGGGTGGCGGAAAGCGCCCACCACGTCGCCGTCGAGGCACTGGGCGGCTCCATCGCCGCGGCCATCTCCACCCGCATGGGGCAGGGGGTGATCAATGGGCTGCTGACCGCGCGGGTCGGGCTGACCGCCATGCATCTGTGCCGCCCCATCGCCTTCGGGCCGGACAACCGCCCCAGCATGGGCCAGATCCGCAAGGAGCTGCTGTCGCTGCCGAAGCAGGTGCTGTAG